A genomic region of Paroedura picta isolate Pp20150507F chromosome 4, Ppicta_v3.0, whole genome shotgun sequence contains the following coding sequences:
- the SAMD13 gene encoding sterile alpha motif domain-containing protein 13 isoform X5 gives MLSIDMENKENGSFDTENLVENGRPPDPADWAVTDVVNYFRTVGFEEQANAFQEQGVSPIAGTGFTSFGPEITESCTCSSVTSLNDSGKGKFKSIITIKKTMNGKEIITKRILVDGKEIEEKLISH, from the exons ATGCTGTCAATTGATatggaaaacaaagaaaatggaTCTTTCGACACTGAAAA CTTGGTTGAAAATGGAAGACCTCCTGATCCTGCTGACTGGGCCGTTACAGATGTGGTGAATTATTTTAGAACAGTGGGCTTCGAAGAACAAGCTAACGCTTTTCAAGAGCag GGTGTATCTCCAATCGCAGGAACGGGGTTTACTTCATTTGGTCCTGAAATAACTGAGAGTTGTACCTGTTCTTCTGTCACGTCTCTGAACGACAGTGGGAAAGGCAAGTTCAAGTCCATCATAACTATCAAGAAAACCATGAATGGCAAAGAGATCATTACAAAGAGAATTCTGGTGGATGGCAAAGAAATTGAGGAAAAACTGATTTCTCACTAA
- the SAMD13 gene encoding sterile alpha motif domain-containing protein 13 isoform X1 encodes MVNYYDILGVQRNASVDDIKRAYRKLALKVHPDKNPKDRDAAEKKFIEISRAYDVLSDAKKRDRYDRSTQRHASEKERQSGERGGNGRRHDGDGYRDKEKERFGDTVSGFHDPHLNAQKGTDSFSLHIFDDLLDDLSGIQPGLSGKRRSTSDSCCSVSIKGVSPIAGTGFTSFGPEITESCTCSSVTSLNDSGKGKFKSIITIKKTMNGKEIITKRILVDGKEIEEKLISH; translated from the coding sequence ATGGTGAATTATTATGACATTCTGGGAGTGCAAAGAAATGCGTCTGTGGATGACATTAAAAGGGCATACCGAaaattggccttaaaggtacatCCTGATAAAAATCCAAAGGACAGAGATGCAGCAGAGAAAAAATTCATAGAAATCTCAAGAGCATATGATGTCTTATCTGATGCTAAAAAGAGGGATAGGTATGATAGATCCACCCAAAGACATGCAAGTGAAAAGGAAAGACAAAGTGGAGAAAGAGGTGGCAATGGAAGGAGACATGACGGTGATGGATATAgagacaaagaaaaggaaaggtttGGTGATACTGTGTCGGGTTTTCATGATCCACACCTGAATGCACAAAAGGGAACAGACTCTTTTTCTTTACATATCTTTGATGATCTGCTTGATGACCtttctggaattcaaccaggtcTCTCTGGAAAGAGAAGAAGTACAAGTGACAGTTGCTGTTCTGTCTCCATCAAGGGTGTATCTCCAATCGCAGGAACGGGGTTTACTTCATTTGGTCCTGAAATAACTGAGAGTTGTACCTGTTCTTCTGTCACGTCTCTGAACGACAGTGGGAAAGGCAAGTTCAAGTCCATCATAACTATCAAGAAAACCATGAATGGCAAAGAGATCATTACAAAGAGAATTCTGGTGGATGGCAAAGAAATTGAGGAAAAACTGATTTCTCACTAA